From the Nitrobacter hamburgensis X14 genome, one window contains:
- a CDS encoding lipocalin-like domain-containing protein, with amino-acid sequence MSVSAKISRRAFATGLAVVAFGRKVSLAQGFAGLGGEASGFAAVTPGRSFVFPADHAPHPDYRIEWWYLTANLSDAEGRAYGAQWTLFRQAMQPGPQRDGWANQQIWMGHAAVTRADTHRYSETFARGGVGQAGAEADPFRAWIDSWQMRGLDGMSAMNIAPLQINATGADFSYTLRLDADKALVLEGDAGYSRKSERGQASYYYSQPYFTADGTVTIDGKSVSVSGQAWMDREWSSQPLAPDQTGWDWFSLHLGTGEKLMLFRLRQTDAKPSFAGNWIGPDGQSVALSPESIEMTPIAMTEVADRKLPTSWRIAVRDRGLAIETLPLYARSWMGTSFSYWEGPVSFTGTHRGIGYLEMTGY; translated from the coding sequence ATGAGCGTTAGTGCAAAAATCTCGCGCCGTGCATTTGCGACCGGGCTCGCTGTTGTTGCCTTCGGGCGAAAGGTGTCGCTGGCTCAGGGTTTCGCCGGTCTCGGTGGTGAGGCTTCCGGATTCGCCGCGGTCACGCCGGGCCGGAGCTTCGTATTTCCGGCGGATCACGCTCCTCATCCGGATTATCGCATCGAGTGGTGGTACCTCACCGCCAATCTCAGCGACGCTGAAGGCCGCGCTTACGGCGCGCAGTGGACGCTGTTTCGCCAGGCGATGCAGCCGGGGCCGCAACGGGATGGCTGGGCGAACCAGCAGATCTGGATGGGGCACGCCGCGGTCACGCGCGCCGACACCCATCGCTATAGCGAAACCTTTGCACGCGGCGGCGTCGGTCAGGCCGGCGCGGAAGCAGACCCGTTTCGCGCGTGGATCGATTCATGGCAGATGCGCGGGCTCGATGGCATGTCCGCGATGAACATCGCACCGCTTCAGATCAACGCAACCGGCGCGGATTTCAGTTACACCCTGCGGCTCGACGCTGACAAAGCCCTCGTGCTCGAAGGCGACGCCGGCTACAGCCGGAAATCCGAACGCGGACAGGCGTCCTACTACTACAGCCAGCCGTATTTCACCGCGGACGGAACCGTCACGATCGACGGCAAGTCCGTGAGCGTCAGCGGACAGGCCTGGATGGACCGCGAATGGAGCAGTCAGCCGCTGGCGCCGGATCAGACCGGGTGGGACTGGTTCTCCCTGCACCTTGGGACCGGCGAAAAACTGATGCTGTTTCGCTTGCGGCAAACCGACGCCAAACCCTCCTTTGCAGGCAACTGGATCGGACCCGATGGGCAATCGGTTGCGCTCTCTCCAGAGTCCATTGAGATGACCCCGATTGCGATGACCGAAGTCGCGGATCGCAAGCTGCCGACAAGCTGGCGCATCGCCGTTCGCGACCGGGGGCTGGCGATCGAAACCCTCCCGCTGTATGCGCGAAGCTGGATGGGGACGAGTTTTTCCTATTGGGAGGGTCCCGTCAGCTTCACCGGCACCCACCGGGGTATCGGCTATCTTGAAATGACGGGCTATTGA